The Mycobacterium sp. EPa45 genomic interval TCGTCGATGCGAGGTCCGCGGTCATCAGTGCCGCCAAGGCTCAGGCTTTTAGCCAGACTGAGATTGAAGCGATCCAGGATGCGTTCGATCACGTTGGCATCAAGGCTTCGAACTACAAGTACGGCGCCTACGACACAGTCGACCTCGGCGGTACGCCCTCCGATCTTGCGGCAAGCGCCAACGGTAACCGGACGTACGTCATCGTAGGAAACACCGTGAAGGTTGTGGACACCCAAAATGCATCCACGACGACGCCCGAATCAGTCACCGTGGGTGGCTCGCCTATCTCAATTGCCGTTAATAACAACGGAACTCGCGCCTATGTCACCAACAGTTCGAGTGGCACCGTCACGGTCATTCAGAAGCTGTTGGGTGTCGGGGCAAAAGCAGAGACAACCACCGTGGCCGTTGGCGGCCAGCCCAACGGTGTCGCGGTTAATGCCGCAGGCACTCGTGCGTACGTGGCGAACTCCGGAAGCGGGACCGTCTCCATCATCGATTACGACTTCAGCGGCTATGGCACGCCGACAGTGACGACTGTCGCAGTCGGCGCAGGGCCTTATAAGGTCGCAGCGAATTCGGATGGCACCCGCGCCTTCGTTACCAATACAGCTAGCGGCTCGGTGTCGATCATCGATTATGCAGGTGGCACTCCCGTCGTGAATACCTACACGGTGGGTGCCAATCCACGGGAAGTAGCAGTGAGCAACGACGGGACGCGTGCGCTGGTCTACGGCACCAACGGTTCGGTCTACGTCGTAGATGCCAATGCGGGATCACCGGTGACGGTCACCAAGGTGCCGGGACAGGACATGTATTCCTACACCTCTGATGGGTTCATCGCTATGAGCGGCGACGGCCATTGGGGCTACGTCACCGATCACGACGGAGACGTGGAGATCATCAACACCGCTTACGATGCGTCGGTTCCGCTGGGCGTCTATGTCGCGCACATCAATGACCTCAATCATTCAGTGGCAACCTCGACCGATGGGTCGAAGGCATTCGTTGTCACGCACAACCACCTGTATATTCTCAGCCCCTACGGCGGCATACCGATCGCGGCAAATATCCCATTTGCCATCAACAACAATGCAAGCAACTACCAGCAGGTGTCGGTCAGCGCCAATGGCCAATTCGTGGTCGCGACCGACATCAACGGAAAGATGACCATCCTGAACGCGACGGCCTTCTAGAGATCGCCGAATCACGAGCTCATCGTCCGCGCTACTTCGACTCCGCCTTGCTCTCGGCGAAACCGTCGAAGTCCTCCGGCGTGTATTCGCGGGCTTCCACGAGCACCATCCAATTGCCCGAGTTGTCTCGCATCAGCGCCTCGACGCCGTACGGCCGTTCCTCGGGTTCCTGAATGAACTCGACGCCCTTGGCCTTCAGCTGTTCATAGGTCGCGCGGCAGTCGTCGACCGCCAGGCCCAACCCGGGCAGACCGCCGGCGGCCTGAGCCCGCTGAAAGGCCGCGATCAGGTCGTCGGACAACGGCTTGCTCGGGGTGGTCAGGTGCACCTGCAGCTCGGGCTGATTCGGGTGAACCACTGTGCACCAACGGAAGTCGGGTCCGAGCTGCAGATCGTCCTTGGCCTCGAAGCCGAGGACGTCGGTGTAGAAGGCGAGCGACTCATCAATGT includes:
- a CDS encoding VOC family protein: MITNISLVSVFVRDIDESLAFYTDVLGFEAKDDLQLGPDFRWCTVVHPNQPELQVHLTTPSKPLSDDLIAAFQRAQAAGGLPGLGLAVDDCRATYEQLKAKGVEFIQEPEERPYGVEALMRDNSGNWMVLVEAREYTPEDFDGFAESKAESK